The following coding sequences lie in one Prevotella nigrescens genomic window:
- a CDS encoding DUF5991 domain-containing protein, giving the protein MKLLNILFYLLFFYSCSNAQKWYDIKDSNNHSFVGNWEQLTITDNGDTVIYHACFDVAHKINVDTIKKELFVQYDMEDVHYPIDTVHLEKDEFIISFVNNICTPFRCKIIDQNKALWTYKYMEDGEVYHNYFTNEKRYFKEIKEKYDDQEPEESPTPIVAVQNHKWFGEYEYFISDTTVVPSPFIEYTLSIAADQCVFSGNGHMTAFEIQCSVKTETKDKLSLDFVKSLSEDTLMPNIDRNVSPTVNLYYRKGKYYLESPFISNTEGKKNVKIECRKIK; this is encoded by the coding sequence ATGAAATTATTAAATATCTTATTTTATCTTTTATTCTTCTATTCATGCAGCAATGCACAAAAATGGTATGACATAAAAGACAGCAACAACCATTCCTTTGTAGGAAATTGGGAGCAATTGACAATTACAGACAATGGAGACACCGTAATATACCATGCTTGTTTTGATGTAGCACACAAAATAAATGTCGATACAATAAAAAAAGAACTTTTTGTGCAGTACGATATGGAAGATGTACATTATCCCATAGACACAGTACATTTAGAAAAAGACGAGTTTATCATATCTTTTGTCAATAACATTTGCACACCATTCAGATGTAAGATAATAGATCAGAATAAAGCTTTATGGACATATAAGTATATGGAAGATGGCGAAGTGTATCATAATTACTTTACCAATGAGAAGAGATATTTCAAAGAAATAAAGGAAAAGTACGATGACCAAGAACCAGAAGAAAGCCCCACACCTATCGTAGCCGTTCAAAATCACAAATGGTTCGGTGAATACGAATACTTCATCTCAGATACGACCGTTGTTCCCTCGCCTTTCATAGAGTACACATTGAGCATTGCGGCTGACCAATGTGTATTCAGCGGTAATGGGCATATGACTGCCTTTGAAATCCAATGCAGTGTAAAAACAGAAACGAAAGACAAACTCTCCCTTGATTTTGTCAAATCGCTGTCGGAAGATACACTGATGCCCAATATTGACAGAAACGTTTCACCCACAGTGAATTTATATTACAGGAAAGGAAAATACTATCTGGAAAGTCCGTTTATCAGCAATACTGAAGGCAAAAAAAATGTAAAAATAGAATGTAGAAAAATAAAATAA
- a CDS encoding BamA/TamA family outer membrane protein yields the protein MERNSRHAHSHLVTPRGSLFCTAMVLLLVLTAMLSACSTTSALPEGEQLYTGMTPTEYTNYTKNAHFKAVREELDIVLATKPNASLFGSPSLKSPFPVGLWVWNAFSPDTTRFGRWITRAFGSRPITLSNVSPDLHATVGEGLLNKRGYFDGKITYQLVPQRNKKKIKLKYTVNMGHLWTIDSLQYVDFPPDADSLIRATRPDAAIKDGDPFDVATLEQERQRITTLFRNNGYYYYKNNDASYLADTTIVHGKAVTRLQLADSVSPADLRKWRIGNITVNLQKTFMEELHQHRKKRGFDLNFNGRHSPLRGRVIANDLQFRPGDLYRQAKHTETMERLNATGLFTGSNISFKPSNQTDTCSTLDVTLDFLFDRPYDFYIETYGRGRTTGKYGPELVVGFAKRNAFRGAELLNVRLHGAYEWASKRSDDAGTTGRINDYQYGAEVSLQFPRFLNPFKTPPRIMRERMQRREAAAMAAGKPLPPNAPRTYFETPMTTLSASTNVIKRALYFKRHVVAGEITYSWAPSERHSFIFKPLSLTYEYMRSVTDRFKALTDSVPYLEVSMADQFIPKALFQYTYQSPREYANPIRWWSTLSEASNLLALGYLAGGEKWNKRGKTMFKNPFAQFVKIETNFTKLWTLGGKSSVAAHANAGVIWAYGNSRFAPYSEQFFVGGANSVRAFNVREIGPGTYRSASLGRSYVEQTGEVKVQANVEYRPHLVGSLYGALFLDAGNVWTLHSDSSRPGSQFHFTNFFKELAFGTGVGIRYDIGFFMLRLDWGIGLHVPYETGRSRLYNIRHFRDAQALHLAIGLPF from the coding sequence ATGGAAAGAAACAGTAGACATGCTCACAGCCACCTTGTTACCCCTCGTGGCAGTTTGTTTTGCACAGCAATGGTATTGCTGTTGGTGCTCACGGCAATGCTTTCGGCATGCAGCACCACCAGTGCCTTGCCCGAAGGCGAGCAGCTTTACACGGGCATGACCCCCACCGAATACACCAACTACACCAAAAACGCACACTTCAAAGCCGTGCGGGAAGAACTCGACATCGTGCTTGCCACAAAGCCAAATGCATCGCTTTTCGGCAGTCCGTCGCTGAAGTCGCCCTTCCCCGTGGGCTTATGGGTGTGGAATGCCTTCTCGCCCGACACCACACGGTTTGGCCGCTGGATAACAAGAGCGTTCGGTTCGCGCCCCATCACCTTGTCGAACGTGTCGCCAGACCTGCACGCTACCGTGGGCGAAGGACTGTTGAACAAGCGCGGATACTTCGATGGGAAGATAACATACCAATTGGTTCCGCAGAGGAACAAGAAGAAAATAAAACTTAAATATACCGTGAACATGGGACATTTGTGGACCATAGACAGCCTGCAATATGTAGATTTCCCACCCGATGCCGACAGTCTGATAAGGGCAACACGCCCCGATGCCGCCATAAAAGACGGCGACCCGTTCGACGTAGCCACGCTCGAGCAAGAACGCCAGCGCATCACGACCCTCTTTCGCAACAACGGCTACTACTATTACAAGAACAACGACGCCAGCTATTTGGCCGATACAACCATCGTTCATGGGAAAGCTGTAACACGGTTGCAGCTTGCCGACTCTGTAAGTCCTGCCGACTTGCGCAAGTGGCGCATCGGAAACATTACGGTAAATCTGCAGAAAACCTTTATGGAAGAGCTGCACCAGCATCGCAAGAAGCGTGGTTTCGACCTTAACTTCAACGGCAGGCACTCGCCATTGCGAGGCAGGGTGATTGCCAACGACCTGCAATTCCGCCCCGGCGACCTGTACCGGCAAGCCAAGCACACCGAGACAATGGAACGCCTGAACGCCACGGGACTGTTTACAGGGTCTAACATTTCTTTCAAGCCAAGCAACCAGACGGACACCTGCAGCACGCTCGACGTAACGCTGGACTTCCTTTTCGACCGTCCCTACGACTTTTACATAGAAACCTACGGACGCGGAAGGACCACCGGAAAATATGGTCCTGAACTTGTGGTTGGTTTTGCCAAGCGCAACGCTTTCCGTGGTGCCGAACTGCTGAACGTGCGTTTGCACGGAGCCTACGAGTGGGCATCGAAACGCAGCGACGATGCCGGCACCACCGGACGCATCAACGACTACCAGTACGGCGCGGAGGTAAGCCTGCAGTTTCCACGTTTTCTCAATCCGTTCAAGACACCTCCGCGCATCATGCGCGAACGCATGCAGCGGCGCGAGGCAGCCGCCATGGCTGCGGGCAAGCCCCTGCCGCCGAATGCACCACGCACCTATTTCGAGACGCCGATGACCACCCTGAGCGCTTCTACCAACGTTATCAAGCGTGCACTCTACTTCAAACGCCACGTGGTGGCAGGCGAAATAACCTACAGCTGGGCACCCAGCGAGCGCCACTCGTTCATTTTCAAGCCCCTGTCGCTCACCTACGAGTACATGAGAAGCGTAACCGACCGCTTTAAGGCACTCACCGACAGCGTGCCATACCTTGAAGTTTCCATGGCAGACCAGTTCATTCCGAAAGCCTTGTTCCAGTACACGTACCAGAGTCCGAGGGAATATGCCAACCCGATACGCTGGTGGTCCACCCTGAGCGAAGCCTCCAACCTGCTCGCCTTGGGTTATCTGGCAGGCGGAGAGAAGTGGAACAAGCGGGGAAAGACGATGTTTAAAAATCCGTTTGCGCAGTTCGTGAAGATTGAAACCAACTTTACGAAGCTCTGGACACTTGGCGGCAAGTCGTCCGTTGCAGCCCATGCCAATGCAGGCGTGATATGGGCGTATGGCAACAGCAGGTTTGCACCCTATTCAGAACAGTTCTTTGTGGGCGGAGCAAACAGCGTCAGGGCTTTCAACGTGCGCGAGATAGGTCCCGGCACTTACCGTTCGGCATCGCTCGGACGGTCGTATGTGGAGCAGACGGGCGAAGTTAAGGTGCAGGCAAACGTGGAGTATCGGCCTCATTTGGTGGGAAGCCTGTACGGAGCACTCTTCCTCGACGCCGGCAACGTGTGGACGTTGCACAGCGACAGCAGCCGTCCGGGGTCGCAGTTCCACTTTACCAACTTCTTCAAGGAACTGGCTTTCGGCACGGGGGTAGGCATTCGCTACGACATCGGCTTCTTCATGCTCCGCCTGGATTGGGGCATTGGTCTGCACGTTCCTTACGAAACGGGTCGCAGCAGGCTCTACAACATTCGCCACTTCCGCGATGCACAAGCCCTGCATTTAGCCATCGGACTGCCATTCTGA
- a CDS encoding glycosyl transferase family 90, which translates to MVLSDRKAMGVTFYRELYYTLNSGKNSKLKYYITSYLWVLMPHFVLLLLRKVLLYNVQRRSDWDEIKARIDYYNKLGKSEIDLSAFRQKAIMLAEQQKTSQSVYYLDSFRYAKSFPLCRKWCLQPGDVTCVPDVPSIVKSRPIAGNNANSVLLKLDRVRHFLFVNDSKKYCDKMNKVLFRGLIGQFDSHSLKQNRYDFVQKFFGNPLFNIGVIDKSFPQWHTPKMTIGEHLDYKFVMALEGNDVASNLKWIMSSNSVAVMPRPKYETWFMEGTLIPNYHYIEVASDYSDLEAKINYYIQNPHEAEAIIAHAHAHVARFCNPLREYIVSQLVLSKYFEETAGAGETQ; encoded by the coding sequence ATGGTATTATCAGACAGAAAAGCAATGGGTGTTACTTTCTACAGAGAACTCTATTACACGCTGAATAGTGGAAAAAACTCTAAACTTAAATATTACATAACTTCCTATTTGTGGGTTCTTATGCCCCACTTCGTACTCTTGTTGTTACGTAAAGTGCTGCTGTACAACGTGCAGAGACGCAGCGACTGGGACGAAATAAAGGCGCGCATAGACTACTACAACAAGCTGGGCAAATCCGAAATAGACCTTTCGGCGTTTCGGCAGAAAGCCATCATGCTTGCCGAACAGCAGAAAACAAGTCAGTCGGTGTATTATTTGGACTCGTTCCGCTATGCAAAATCGTTCCCATTGTGCCGGAAATGGTGCTTGCAACCGGGCGACGTAACATGCGTGCCCGATGTTCCTTCCATCGTGAAAAGTCGCCCCATTGCCGGCAACAACGCCAATTCGGTGTTGCTGAAGCTCGACCGGGTGCGCCATTTCCTGTTCGTAAACGACAGCAAGAAGTATTGCGACAAAATGAACAAGGTGCTGTTCCGTGGACTAATCGGGCAGTTCGACAGCCACAGTCTGAAGCAAAATCGCTACGACTTTGTGCAAAAATTCTTTGGCAATCCGCTCTTCAACATCGGCGTTATCGACAAAAGTTTCCCGCAATGGCATACCCCCAAAATGACGATAGGCGAGCATTTAGACTATAAGTTCGTGATGGCGTTGGAAGGAAACGACGTAGCCAGCAACCTGAAATGGATAATGTCGTCGAACTCAGTCGCCGTAATGCCGCGTCCCAAATACGAAACGTGGTTTATGGAAGGCACGCTGATACCCAACTATCACTACATAGAAGTGGCTTCCGACTATTCCGACTTGGAAGCAAAAATAAACTATTACATTCAGAATCCCCACGAAGCCGAAGCCATAATAGCCCACGCCCATGCCCACGTAGCCCGCTTCTGCAATCCCCTTCGCGAGTACATCGTGTCGCAACTCGTTCTGTCCAAGTATTTTGAAGAGACCGCCGGGGCAGGAGAAACCCAATAA
- a CDS encoding SPFH domain-containing protein translates to MEKKEFAFKGVVQNGFVMLALTLALLLCGIASAIYGFVLIGNDQNGGLLIGAAVAMLVLFVMCLYGFVKIEPNEARVMMFFGQYKGTFTTVGFHWVNPFITTKRLSFRARNIDAAPIKVNDKTGNPVMIGMMLVWRLKDTYKAIFEIDSETMATSVDEGGEAPAVGNIMMAFERFVRIQGDAALRHVAGQYAYDTTDDEHETQTLRDNSEGINKLLEQTLDERLDMAGIEIIEARINYLAYAPEIAAVMLRRQQASAIISAREKIVEGAVSMVDMALKKLDKENVVVLDDDKKAAMVSNLMVVLCSESATQPVVNSGTLNM, encoded by the coding sequence ATGGAAAAGAAAGAATTTGCCTTTAAGGGCGTGGTACAGAATGGTTTTGTAATGCTTGCACTGACGCTTGCATTGCTCTTGTGTGGCATAGCCAGTGCAATATATGGCTTCGTGCTGATTGGCAACGACCAAAATGGCGGCTTGTTGATTGGTGCTGCTGTGGCTATGCTGGTTCTTTTTGTCATGTGTCTTTACGGTTTCGTGAAGATAGAACCCAACGAAGCCCGTGTAATGATGTTCTTCGGACAATACAAGGGCACTTTCACAACGGTGGGTTTCCACTGGGTGAATCCCTTCATAACCACCAAGCGACTGTCGTTCAGGGCACGCAACATAGACGCTGCCCCCATCAAGGTGAACGACAAGACGGGCAACCCCGTCATGATAGGCATGATGCTGGTGTGGCGATTGAAGGATACGTACAAGGCAATCTTCGAAATCGACTCCGAGACAATGGCTACCTCGGTCGATGAAGGCGGCGAGGCACCTGCCGTAGGCAACATCATGATGGCGTTCGAACGCTTCGTGCGCATACAGGGCGACGCTGCCCTGCGCCATGTGGCAGGGCAATACGCCTATGACACCACCGACGACGAGCACGAGACACAGACCCTCCGCGACAACAGCGAGGGGATAAACAAACTGCTGGAACAGACGCTCGACGAACGGTTGGACATGGCTGGAATAGAGATTATAGAGGCGCGCATAAACTATTTGGCATACGCTCCCGAGATAGCAGCCGTGATGTTGCGCCGCCAGCAGGCTTCTGCCATCATCTCGGCACGCGAAAAAATCGTGGAAGGAGCTGTTTCCATGGTAGACATGGCACTGAAGAAGCTCGACAAGGAGAACGTTGTCGTGTTGGACGACGACAAGAAAGCTGCCATGGTAAGCAACCTCATGGTGGTGTTGTGCAGCGAAAGTGCCACACAGCCCGTGGTAAACTCGGGTACGCTTAACATGTAG
- a CDS encoding translocation/assembly module TamB domain-containing protein, with protein sequence MHLRKSKKWLAAIVLAPISLFMFLLVLLYLPPVQNWIVKRVADYASKKTGMEISVGHVSLSFPLDLKLEQVMALRPDDSIPQRRDTVADVKELVVDVQLMPLFKSRVEIDQLTFKGLKANTMNYIGDLQIRGNLERLHVVSHGIDLENSTALLNNADVQGGFLDIALNDTMPKDTTKKKTIWKINIDKLNLYRTNFRLHMPGDSMVIDANFHKAAAQNTSIDLYNKVYRVDGIAWQGGSLTYDKTFVPRMRHGFDAAHIALNKLNMGVDSLSYDSTGVSVNVRTANFTEQSGLIVNDLRTRFRLDSTHFYLQPFYLRMPQTELKGGVAMALNAFSAINPGQLAVSLNGFVRINDLQPLLSGSVPTRFLHAIPTERIDVNGSLRGNMRNLILQKLRIGMPQHFALKVNGRISNLQSPKNLSANLALGGSLRDIRFVKRLLPKSIGNTIKIPTGIDFNAKVRAQGTQYHADMLLYEGGGNVAVKADFNKSSQTYNVTARAVNLQLQHFVAKTGLYPFTGMVSVYGRGLDVLSPKSSLRLKANITQFRFGNYVLNGINGDIAKRGETTTARIVSTNPMLGGDFTYSGKLSAKNVDGHLRGWFRRVDLRQLGVMKDPYVVSAWVDVDVRSDLKNHHYISGPLHQLVLTSVHKHGEQHLAAGNLDITASINGAKTAAHVNGKLDYANLKGLRLMDKPYVLGTEANLAFRSDRPKHYTVEGYLGKLKLDEHRGGKAVSLFNGDLNVHASMAGKLLNGSANGIVRHADLYQLGFVDKPFASNCALNIEFDTDMAAKLMVRGMLGNLQVQADNKQFSPGDVTIDMLSRADTTHAVIEGGDFALNTDWHGSYQHVLKAGKRIATDLQKQIDNKRIDQTSLQKLLPMGRLKLVSGEGNLFSKLLEQQGYVFKTANIDLTSSPSKGLNGNIVVDSLVYNDMHADSLIVDLTTNDTGLNYDLQVLNNAKNDYPYKGYVHGSFFDRGLNTSILITDMADKTALALSAQAAMQGQGINLSLTSAQAILGYKTFNVEPDNYLYIGRNKRLKAEMRLLADDEAGLHLYSDDTDSTSLQNFTLSINKFELSQLMAVLPFAPRISGELNGDYHVIQTTSDLTVSSDMAIKNMVYELNGMGDVGAEFVYMPKGDGTHYVDGTLTRNDREIGRLSGVYDSKGKGSLDAEFTLEKFPLSYINGFVPDRIIGLHGTGEGTLAMQGPLKNLDINGEIYLDSSYVFSEPYGVKLNFANDPVLINHSRVEFENFEVFASNKAPLDISGYLDFSNFDRMNTDLRMRARNFQVINAKENMRSEVFGKAFVNFDGDLQGPLSSLQLDGKVDVLGNTDITYVVRDAQLANDNELENLVTFTNLNDTTRDVVKRPDIQGLGMKLRVEVDNEAHIVCALDPERSNYIDIVGGGTLNMEYDPTNGPRLRGRYTISDGQMKYSLPIIPLRTFHIKEGSYVEFTGDPTTPTLSITATECVRTSVSDGTGNGRMVDFDAGVRLSKRFPNPGVEFIIQAPEDQDMQGKLSSKSVEERSKLAVTMLASGMYFDGSNNSTANTAMNSALMGFLQSQVNSITGRALTSMGVDLTANMESTADASGSLHTDYTFKFSKRLWDNRLRIIMGGRVSTGSQVSEQNGAFFDNLSLEYRLNRQETQYLKLYYEREAYDWLEGNQGEFGVGFMWRRKLQHFKDIFRFKSKKEQPPQRDSLINFVNGKKQ encoded by the coding sequence ATGCACTTACGGAAATCGAAGAAATGGCTGGCTGCCATAGTGTTAGCACCCATTTCGTTGTTTATGTTCTTGCTCGTTCTTCTTTACTTGCCACCTGTTCAGAACTGGATTGTAAAGAGGGTGGCAGACTATGCTTCGAAGAAAACGGGAATGGAAATATCGGTCGGACACGTTTCGCTCAGCTTCCCACTCGACCTGAAATTGGAACAGGTAATGGCACTGCGACCCGACGACAGCATTCCGCAAAGGCGCGATACCGTGGCAGATGTAAAGGAGCTTGTGGTTGATGTGCAACTGATGCCGCTATTTAAAAGTAGGGTAGAGATAGACCAACTTACCTTCAAGGGGCTGAAGGCAAACACCATGAACTATATCGGCGACTTGCAGATACGGGGCAACTTGGAACGGTTGCACGTTGTTTCGCACGGCATAGACCTTGAAAATTCTACTGCGTTGCTCAACAATGCCGACGTGCAGGGGGGCTTTCTTGACATCGCCCTTAACGATACAATGCCGAAAGACACCACTAAAAAGAAAACCATTTGGAAGATAAACATCGACAAACTGAACCTTTATCGCACCAATTTCCGACTGCACATGCCGGGCGATTCGATGGTGATAGATGCCAATTTCCACAAGGCAGCAGCACAAAATACCTCCATTGACCTATATAATAAGGTGTACCGAGTGGACGGAATAGCTTGGCAGGGTGGGTCGTTGACATACGACAAGACCTTTGTTCCACGCATGCGGCACGGTTTCGATGCTGCCCACATTGCGCTGAACAAGCTGAACATGGGGGTAGATTCGCTTTCGTACGACTCTACCGGAGTTTCCGTCAATGTCAGGACAGCCAATTTCACAGAACAAAGTGGACTGATAGTGAACGACTTGCGCACACGCTTTCGCCTCGATAGCACCCATTTCTATCTGCAACCGTTCTATCTGCGCATGCCCCAAACCGAACTGAAGGGTGGCGTGGCAATGGCTTTGAATGCCTTTAGTGCAATAAATCCCGGACAACTTGCCGTCTCGCTGAATGGTTTCGTGCGCATCAACGACCTGCAGCCACTGCTGTCGGGCAGCGTTCCAACGAGGTTCTTGCACGCCATTCCGACTGAACGGATAGACGTGAACGGCTCGCTGCGAGGCAATATGCGCAACTTAATCTTGCAAAAGCTACGCATCGGCATGCCGCAACACTTCGCCTTGAAGGTGAATGGGCGGATATCGAACCTGCAAAGTCCGAAAAACCTGTCGGCAAACCTTGCCTTAGGCGGCAGTTTGCGCGACATTCGCTTTGTTAAACGCCTGTTGCCCAAGAGCATAGGCAATACGATTAAAATTCCGACAGGCATCGACTTCAATGCGAAAGTCAGGGCACAAGGAACGCAATACCATGCCGACATGCTGCTGTACGAGGGCGGAGGCAATGTAGCCGTAAAGGCAGACTTCAACAAGAGCAGCCAGACCTACAACGTAACAGCCCGTGCTGTAAACCTCCAGCTGCAACACTTCGTTGCCAAAACGGGGCTGTACCCCTTCACGGGCATGGTTTCGGTTTACGGACGAGGGCTCGACGTGCTCAGTCCGAAGTCATCGTTGCGCCTGAAAGCAAACATAACGCAGTTCCGTTTCGGCAATTATGTGCTCAACGGCATTAACGGCGACATCGCGAAACGAGGCGAGACAACCACTGCACGCATCGTCAGCACGAACCCAATGCTGGGCGGCGACTTCACATACAGCGGCAAACTGTCGGCTAAAAACGTGGACGGACACTTGCGAGGGTGGTTCCGTCGTGTCGATTTAAGGCAACTTGGCGTAATGAAAGACCCCTACGTGGTGTCTGCATGGGTAGATGTTGATGTGCGCTCCGACCTGAAAAACCACCACTACATAAGCGGACCGCTGCACCAACTCGTGCTTACAAGCGTGCATAAGCATGGCGAACAGCACCTTGCAGCAGGCAATTTAGACATTACGGCAAGCATAAACGGAGCCAAGACTGCCGCCCACGTCAATGGAAAGTTAGACTATGCCAACCTGAAAGGCTTGAGACTGATGGACAAACCCTACGTTCTGGGCACCGAAGCCAACCTTGCCTTCCGCTCCGACCGACCGAAACACTACACCGTGGAGGGCTATCTCGGCAAACTGAAGCTCGACGAACATCGTGGCGGAAAGGCTGTTTCACTCTTCAATGGCGACCTAAACGTACACGCAAGCATGGCCGGGAAACTGCTGAATGGCAGTGCCAACGGTATTGTACGCCATGCCGACCTCTACCAATTAGGCTTTGTAGACAAGCCTTTCGCCTCTAACTGTGCACTGAACATAGAGTTTGACACCGACATGGCAGCCAAACTGATGGTGCGTGGAATGCTTGGCAACCTGCAAGTGCAAGCCGACAACAAACAGTTTAGCCCCGGCGACGTTACCATAGACATGCTGAGCCGTGCCGATACCACCCACGCCGTGATTGAAGGAGGCGATTTTGCACTGAACACCGACTGGCATGGCAGCTATCAGCACGTGCTGAAGGCAGGCAAGCGCATAGCCACCGACTTGCAGAAGCAGATAGACAATAAACGAATAGACCAGACTTCGCTGCAGAAATTGCTCCCCATGGGACGCCTGAAACTTGTCAGTGGCGAAGGCAACCTGTTCAGCAAACTGCTCGAACAGCAGGGTTATGTGTTCAAGACTGCCAACATAGACCTCACCTCATCACCCTCAAAGGGACTCAACGGCAACATTGTTGTAGACTCGTTGGTGTACAACGACATGCACGCCGACTCGCTGATAGTGGACCTTACCACCAACGACACCGGACTGAACTACGACCTGCAGGTGCTGAACAACGCCAAAAACGACTATCCCTACAAGGGTTACGTGCACGGCTCGTTCTTCGACCGCGGGCTCAACACCTCCATCTTGATTACCGACATGGCTGATAAAACCGCCCTTGCACTATCTGCACAGGCTGCAATGCAAGGGCAGGGCATCAATCTTTCGCTTACTTCTGCACAGGCAATATTGGGCTACAAGACATTCAATGTAGAGCCAGACAACTATTTATATATAGGCAGGAACAAACGACTGAAAGCCGAAATGCGACTGCTTGCCGACGACGAGGCAGGCCTACACCTATACAGCGACGACACCGATTCTACCTCGTTGCAAAACTTCACCCTCTCCATCAACAAGTTCGAACTTAGTCAGCTCATGGCAGTGCTGCCCTTTGCACCACGCATTTCGGGCGAACTCAATGGCGACTATCACGTCATTCAAACCACGTCAGACCTTACTGTGTCCAGCGACATGGCAATAAAGAACATGGTGTACGAACTGAACGGCATGGGCGATGTGGGGGCAGAGTTCGTCTATATGCCTAAAGGCGATGGCACACACTATGTAGATGGCACCCTGACAAGGAACGACAGAGAGATAGGAAGGCTCTCCGGCGTGTACGACAGCAAGGGCAAGGGCAGTCTCGACGCGGAGTTTACGCTCGAAAAATTCCCCCTTAGCTACATCAACGGTTTCGTTCCCGACCGCATCATAGGACTGCACGGAACAGGCGAAGGTACGCTTGCCATGCAAGGACCGCTAAAAAATCTCGACATAAACGGAGAGATATACCTCGACTCTTCGTATGTTTTCAGCGAACCATACGGTGTCAAGCTGAACTTCGCAAACGACCCCGTGCTCATCAATCACAGCCGTGTGGAGTTCGAAAACTTCGAGGTTTTCGCTTCCAACAAGGCTCCGCTCGACATCTCCGGCTACTTAGATTTCTCCAATTTCGACCGTATGAACACCGACTTACGCATGCGGGCGCGCAACTTCCAGGTGATTAATGCAAAGGAGAACATGCGCTCTGAAGTGTTCGGAAAAGCATTTGTAAACTTCGACGGAGATCTGCAGGGACCGCTGTCGTCGCTCCAGTTAGATGGAAAAGTGGACGTATTGGGCAATACCGACATAACCTACGTGGTGCGCGATGCACAGCTTGCCAACGACAACGAGCTGGAAAACCTCGTTACTTTCACCAATCTTAACGACACGACCAGGGACGTCGTGAAGCGACCGGACATTCAAGGACTGGGCATGAAGCTGCGTGTCGAGGTGGACAACGAGGCACACATCGTCTGCGCACTCGACCCGGAGCGTTCCAACTATATAGATATTGTGGGCGGAGGAACCCTGAACATGGAGTACGACCCCACCAACGGACCACGCCTGAGAGGTCGTTACACCATAAGCGACGGTCAGATGAAGTACTCGCTGCCCATCATTCCGCTGCGCACTTTCCACATAAAGGAAGGCAGCTATGTAGAGTTTACGGGCGACCCAACCACGCCGACGCTCAGCATTACGGCTACCGAATGCGTGCGGACGAGTGTGTCTGACGGGACGGGGAACGGCAGAATGGTAGACTTCGATGCCGGTGTCCGACTGTCCAAACGCTTCCCCAATCCCGGTGTAGAGTTCATCATACAGGCTCCGGAAGACCAGGACATGCAGGGGAAACTAAGTTCCAAGAGTGTGGAAGAACGCTCCAAACTTGCCGTTACCATGCTTGCTTCGGGCATGTATTTCGACGGTTCCAACAATTCAACCGCCAATACAGCCATGAACAGTGCCCTCATGGGCTTCCTGCAAAGTCAGGTAAACTCCATAACGGGGCGTGCCCTGACCTCCATGGGTGTGGACCTTACAGCCAACATGGAGAGCACTGCCGACGCATCGGGCAGTCTTCACACCGACTATACTTTCAAATTCTCCAAACGATTGTGGGACAACCGTCTCCGTATAATCATGGGCGGACGCGTCTCCACAGGCTCCCAGGTGTCGGAACAGAACGGTGCCTTCTTCGATAATCTGTCGTTGGAATATCGCCTGAACCGCCAGGAGACACAGTATCTGAAGCTTTATTACGAGCGGGAAGCCTACGACTGGCTCGAAGGAAACCAGGGAGAGTTTGGCGTCGGCTTCATGTGGCGACGCAAGTTGCAGCATTTTAAGGACATCTTCCGCTTTAAAAGCAAGAAAGAACAGCCACCACAGCGCGACAGCCTAATTAATTTTGTAAATGGAAAGAAACAGTAG